The following are encoded together in the Thermomonas brevis genome:
- a CDS encoding Rieske (2Fe-2S) protein, whose translation MSSSLNPAAAALAPLDALPPDGLHECEAGIDGETESLILYRAPDGAVRAWLNVCPHAGRRLDFAPGKFLRSKTGELVCAVHGATFELGNGDCVAGPCRGDCLRAVPVHVADGQVWLDAAVPASG comes from the coding sequence GTGAGCAGTTCGTTAAATCCGGCAGCGGCGGCGCTGGCGCCGCTGGACGCGCTGCCGCCGGACGGCCTGCACGAATGCGAAGCCGGCATCGACGGCGAAACCGAATCGCTGATCCTCTATCGCGCCCCGGACGGCGCGGTGCGCGCCTGGTTGAACGTCTGCCCGCACGCCGGCCGCCGGCTGGATTTCGCGCCCGGCAAGTTCCTGCGCAGCAAGACCGGCGAACTGGTGTGCGCGGTGCACGGCGCCACCTTCGAGCTGGGCAACGGCGACTGCGTGGCCGGCCCCTGCCGCGGCGACTGCCTGCGCGCGGTGCCGGTGCATGTGGCCGACGGGCAGGTCTGGCTGGATGCGGCGGTGCCGGCGTCCGGCTGA